The segment CTATAAACTCAACAAACGAATGATGCAGGCAGTGCTTGATACCATTCAAACCGTTGACCTTTTGCTCCTGCTGCGTGATGCGTCGGTTTCAACCGGCAATGGCGATAAGTTTGTCCTGGAAATGGTCAAAGAGGCTGGCAAACCGACATTTTTGCTGCTCAACAAAATTGACAAGGTTGTTGATAAAACCGCCCTTTTGAAGTTGATGGAGTTCTACCGAAATGAATACGAATTTGCGGAATTCATTCCACTTTCAGGTCTCAAAGGCGACAATACCAAACTCCTGACCCAGAAAATCCTTGAATACCTGCCAGTTGGGCCGCACTTGTTTGAAGAAGATGCGCTGACCGACCAGACCGACCGCATGCTGGTGGCCGAATTGATTCGCGAGCAGGCCCTGCGGGCGCTCTCACAGGAACTTCCCTTCTCGATTGCCGTGATGACCGAACAATGGGAAACCCGCCCAAATGGCGTGGTTCATCTGGCCTGTGTGATCTATGTCGAACGCGAATCCCAACGCGCCATTGTGCTCGGCAAAGGCGGTGCCAATATGAAAAAAATCGCCATTGCGGCTCGCAAAAACATTGAGGCAATGCTCGACACCCGAATCTTCCTCGAACTCTTTGTCAAAGTTCAACCACACTGGCGCAATGACGAACGCATGCTGGATCTGATGGGAATTGAGAAGCTTGGCAGCGAATAGCAGACTTGGGGCAATTGAAGGGATGAGGGATGAAGGATGAGGGATGAAATAAAACCAATGCTTCAGCCCGATTTCTTCAGCCCGGTGCCTTTAGCCCTCAGCCCTATACCCCATAAACGCCAGGATAAGGAAAATTTGAACCATCCGTTTGTCTTTTATGTCGCCCTTGCAGGGCTTGGATCTCGATCTGACCGGGACCGTGGGCTTCGCACCACGGCTATTAAACGACGACCCTTCGGGCCTCAAACCCTTATCCTGGCGCTTATGGCCCTATACCCTCAGCCCCGTTCTTCAGCCCAATGGGTTTTTCATTGTGCGCAAATACTTTCCCCACATCACCAAACCCATCCTGATTCTCGGACTGGTGAGCCTCTTTACTGACATTGCCAGTGAGATGCTCTATCCGGTGGCACCGCTTTTTTTGAAAAGTCTTGGTGCTTCAACAGTCTTAATTGGTGCATTGGAAGGGTTTGTTGAATTTATCTCCGGGCTTTTGAAAGGCTATTTCGGCGCACTTTCAGACCGTAAAGGGTCGCGGGCCGGATTTGTCCGGGCTGGATATGCCCTGTCGGCACTGGCCAAGCCGCTTCCAGGCATCTGGACAACAGTTGGAGGTGTCGTCACCGGAAGAATCACTGACCGGCTTGGAAAAGGGATGCGCTCGGCGCCAAGGGATGCACTGCTGGCCAGCTATGGAGGGAAGAAATCTCAAGGCGCCGTCTTTGGATTTCATCGGGCAATGGATACGCTGGGCGCCGCACTTGGACCGCTTCTGGCGCTTGGGTTTCTAGTCCTGTATCCAAACGCCTTTCGTGAATTGTACCTGCTGGCGTTTATCCCCTCGATTCTGGCGGTAATCGCCACCTTTTTTGTCTCCGAAGTTCCCTTCACTCCCAAATCCGACACCAAACCTTTTGCTCCGTTTGCGGTTTTTTCCTACTGGTCAGCGTCACCGGCGGCCTATAAACGCATCGTCATTGGCCTGACGCTCTTTGCCTTCGTCAACAGCAGCGACGTGTTTTTGATTTTGAAAGCTGGAAAAGTTGGATTTTCGACGGCAGCGGCGATTGGCGGGTATGTCTTTTATAATCTGGTGTATGCACTGGCGGCTTATCCACTGGGCGTACTGGCGGATTCATTTGGAAAACGACGCGTGCTGGTGAGTGGACTGGTTCTCTACGCCGTGGTGTATGCCGGCTTCGCCTTGTTGACCCAATCCTGGCACGCCTGGGTGCTCTTTGCCTTCTATGGTCTGTATGCGGCAGCAACTGAAGGAATTGCCAAAGCCTGGATGGCAGATCTTGTACCGAACGAAGACCGTGGCAAAGCGATTGGACTGCAAACCATGCTTGCCAGCTTTGGGACGCTCGTTGCCAGTCTGGTCGCTGGAATTCTGTGGGATTACATCAGCCCTAACGCGCCATTCTGGCTCGCGGCAGTCGGTGCCATCGCTGCTATTCCCCTTCTCAAAAAGTCAGTACCGCCTGCGTGAGCGGGTGGGGATTTTTTCTCAACCCACTCGCTGACACAAGTGGTACTGACTTATCTGAATTCCCCCTGAATCATAAACGGCGCCCAGTAAAACGGGGCTTTCCACTTTGGATTTTTAAGCATTTCCAGTTGAGCCGCTCGCAAAGCCGCTGCCGGAGATTGTTTCTGGTTGATCATTTTTCGATAAAAACTGGTCATCAAGCTGGCAGTGGCTTCGTCATTGACGCTCCAGAGACTCACAATAACCCGTTTGGCACCGGCGTACATAAAACCACGCGTCAATCCAACCATCCCTTCGCCCTTAATCTGTTTCCCAAGCCCGGTTTCACAGGCGGAAAGCACCACCAGTTCGGCTGGAAGCGACAGGTTATAGATATCAAGCGCCCGTAAATAGCCGTCCACCGGCTTTCCAGTTTCATCAATCAGTGAAAAAACCAGGGCTGAAAGATCAGGCCGATCAGCATCAATTAACCCGTGAGTTGCCAGATGGATGTAGGAATATTTACTTAATTCTCCGCTGGTAATTGCCTGACGATTGGCGGCAAAGCTCACCAGACGGGTGCTGTTTTTGGCGCCGACCAGCTTTGAGATTTGATCAGCTTCGACCCTGGTAAATGGCAACCGGGGAATCTGCAGGTTCACAACCCCTTGCGCCCCTTCGGCTTTACCAGTCTCTTTTTCGCGCTCCAAGATGCGATTGTAGATGCGCTTTTGGGCTGAAAGCGTCACCGATTCGGCTGATGCCTGGGAGTCAGTCACTGACTTTCCTTGAAATCGTTCATCCCGTGGGTCAAAGACCGGATCGGCCACGATAGCCACCGACACCGGTTGGGCGACTCTTCCCGCTGTTTCTTTTCTCAGAATTGAGAGTGCGGAAGCCGATGGCAACATCACGATTTCGTTCTGAGCCACCAGCAACCGGGAAGCAGTTTGCCTGGAACGCGACGCTTTCTTCACCGGCAGGCAGCCAAACGGAATGTATTGCAACGCCCCATCCGGCACAATCAGCACCCGTCCACGACCAAGCTTCCCCGCCAGTGGCTGAAGCACCATTCCGGCAAGTTGTTCCAAATCCTGAGTCATCACAATTGATAACTCATCCCTGTATTTTTTGAGATTTTGCTTCTCTTTTGGAACGTGAAGGGTCGAGCCAGACAACACAAGTTTTCGATCAGGCAAGAAATCTGACAGTTCGGCTGTTGGGCGGCGGAGGAGTTGATAGACTTCTTCGGCCAGCGCTTCGATCTCGGACTGTTTCGGTAATTCAAAGCTCAGAAATTCGGTTGGGGTAATCACCCACGCGTAACTGCGGGTCTCAGCCAGTGCGTACTCGACCAGCACCGTTTTAGAATCAAGCAATGAATCCTGAATCTCCTCAACGTTGAGGGTTTGCGGTTGAGTTAAGGCGGCATAGCGGGGACTTGTAGCGCGAATCTGATCCTGTACCTGCCGGTATTCTGCTGTGACTTCGTCAATTTCTTTCTTGGCGGCGATTTCCTGTTCAGGAGTGAACTGAGTGGTAAGCAATCGTGCCAGCCGCTCAAACTTGCCCGTTAACCGTTGCCGGAGTTCGGTTTCCCGAGTCACCAGCTTTGGGTCAACACCTTCGCGAATGTTCACATTGCTTTCCGACAACAACTCCAGCAGACTCCGCGCCCGCGACTGTTCGCTCACTTGAAATGCCTGACGGTCATAGCCCACTTTCGGGTTTTCCTTGTGAAGTTGCATCAACACATCAATGTAAAGCCGGTAATATGGTTGAGATTTCCCAAAGTAGCTGGTCCGAAACTCCTGGGTCAGTTGGGCCCGTGTGTTTTCGACCAGTGAAATGACCTGTTCAAGTCTGGTGCGAGCATCCTCCTGTTTTCCCTGTCGCAGGTTCACTTTTGCCAACCCAAACAGCGAATCAGATTGCTCCGCCCGGTCACCGACTTGTTGACTGAGTTCAAGCGCCTTTTGAAATGATTCGGCGGCTTTTTCCAGATTTCCCTGGGTGAGCAAAGCAATTCCAAGCCGGTTGAGAGAAAAGGCTTGCAAATTCACGTCCCGAACTTCACGCGCAATCCCGAGTGCCTGTTCGTGATAGGAAACCGCTTCCTGGGCTTTTTGCTCTTTCAGGAGAGCCTGGCCAATAAAATTCAAGGTGAACATAATCCACTTGCGATCTTTGGCGCCCTCGCTCAAAGCCAGTGATTGCTTGTAGTAATCAAGCGCCTGGGCCGTAAATCCCTGGCTGGCGTAGTAATTCCCAATATGTGCCAGCGTCACCCCTTCGCCCTGTTTGTTGCCAATTGCCTTCCACATTCCCAGCGCATCTTCGTAATACTCAAACGCTTTTTCTTTATCTCCAAGTGCATCAAAGAGATAGCCTTTCGCGTCAAGTGCAAAGGCTTTGGGCCGCGACCCTTTGGTATTTTCCAAAATTGCCAGTGCCCGGTTATAGGATTCGAGCGATTTTTGAAATTCACCAACTGAGCGATACATCACGCCCAGGTTGATGCTGACGGCGGCCACGGTTTGCAATTCACCAAGTTGTTGCAGGGCTTCAAGCGCCTGGGTGTAGTACTCCAGGGCTTTTACTTTTTCGCCCAGATTGTTGTAAACCTTGCCTAAGTTATTGATGGTAATGGCCTCACCGGTTTTATCACCGACTTTGCGAAAGAGCGGCAAGGCAAGTTCATAGTTTTCAATGGCCTTCTGTTTCTGGCCAATATCATCAAAAACCTTGCCTGAGTTGGCCAGAACCTCAGCCTGCCCCTGGTCATTGTCGGTTTCACGCCAGATGGGGAGTGCCTGTCCATACACCTCCAGGGCTTCGGGCTTTTTCCCTAACTCGTCAAGGAGCAATCCGATTTCATTGAGTGTTCGGGCCTCTTCGGCACGGTTTTTGGCGGTTTGCCAGAGGGTCAGGGCTTGCTGAAACAGCGTGACCGCCCGTTCTAAATTGGGTCGCGTCCGTTCCTGAAGGATCTGTTTGGCTTCTTCGACCAGTTTGGTCGCCTTTTGACTGGCTTCATCTGAATCCGACAGAGCCGGTTGTCCTGTTGAATTGGCACTGCTTGCTGGCGAAGTTTGTCCAAATACACTGTGAACACATCCAATCGTTAGACAAAAAACGATGCTTAAAATAAATAGATTGTTTGATATAGGAATTTGAATCTTTGCCTTTCCATGAAAATCGGGAAAAGCAATTGGAACGTGTTGGGGGTGAAAATTTGACATCTCTTTTTCCTTTCCAAATTCACGCACTCCAAAAAGGAAACGAGGAGCAAATCCCAGTTCGAAATTTGCTCCTCGATGTTGGTTACGGTTTCAGGTAGGTTGCAAACCATTCGTGGACGTTTTTGTACCAGAATCGGCTGTTGGCTGGTTTTAAAATCCAGTGGCCTTCATCCGGATAGACGACCAGCTTTGATGGAACCCCCTGGCGTTGGAGCGCGGTAAACAACTGCATTCCCTGGTCAATCGGCACGCGATAGTCAAGTTCGCCGTGGATAACCAGTGTCGGGGTCTTAAAGTTTTTGGCTGATTTGTGCGGCGACCATTTTTCGAACAGTTCCGGATTGTCCCACGGGTTGCCGTTAAATTCCCATTCGGCAAACCAGAGTTCTTCGGTCACGCCATACATGCTTTCGAGGTTATAGACGCCAGCGTGCGACACCAGCGCTTTGAAGCGGTTTGAATGACCCAGCAACCAGTTGACCATATAGCCGCCGTAGCTTCCGCCAGCCGCGCCCATCCGGTCAGGATCAACAGAGCCCTGTTTGATGGCCGCATCAATCGCGCCATTGATGTCTGTAACAACTTTACCACCCCAATCCTTGCTGATTTCATTGGTGAATTGCTGGCCGTAACCGGTTGAACCACGTGGGTTAATCGCGACCACAACGTAGCCGGGCGCAGCAAACAATTGCGGATTCCAGCGGTAGCTCCAGCCGTTGTTCCAGGCGCCTTGCGGTCCGCCGTGAATCAGGAAAATCGTCGGGTATTTCTTTCCCTCACGAAACTTCGGCGGTTTGACCACCCAGGAGTGGACTTTCGCACCACCGTCACCTTCCGACCAGAGTTCTTCGACCTTGCCGAAGTCAATTTCGGCCAGGGCTTCGTCATTAAAGCTGGTCAGTTTCTTTGGCTGGCCGCTGCCATCCGCACTCAGGCTGTAGATTTCTGACGGGCTGGTCAGCGTGTTGTGGGTGAAATAGACCGTTTTTCCGTCATTCGAAATGTTGAATTCATGGTTTGAGCCCTTGGAAAACACCGGTTTGGCGTCATTTCCCTTCACCGACACCACATAAATCGGGCCCTGGCCTTTTTCTTCGCAGCCAAAGTAGATTTTTGAACTGTCAGGTGACCAGTTGATTTCATCAACCGAAAGGTCCAGGGTCTCAGTCAACATTCGTGCCTGTTTCGTGGTCCGGTCATAGAGCACTAGATTGCGTTTGTCGGCTTCAAACTTGGGTGTCGCCTGTGACAGCCAGGCCAGGTATTTTCCGTCTGGCGAGTAGCGCGGGTTAATGTCTGAACCTTTGCTGGTTGAAATGCGCTTTGGTTCGCCACCAGTGACCGGCACCACGAAGATGTCGTTGTTGGTGCTCCAGGCTTCTTCACGGCCATCAGTGTTGCGGGCAAAGGCAAGTTCTTTGCCATCGGCTGAAAAGGCATAGTCGGCGCCGCCGATGCTAAACGGTGGTGAATCAAAATCGCCGGGCGTCACATCTTTGACCTGACCGGAATCAGCCGAAACCACAAAAATATGCGAGCGACGGCCTTCTTTCCAGCTTGTCCAGTGCCGATAGAGCAACTGCGTGGCAGTTTTGGCTTTGACTTTGCTTTCTTCCGCCTCTTCATATTTCTTCTTGTTGCATTCGGCATCATTGAGCGGACAATCTGGATAAATCTCAGCCGTGAAGGCCATTGATTTTCCATCTGGTGACCAGATTAACCCGGAAACATCGGTGAAGAAATCGGTTACTTTGCGCGGCTCGCCGCCCTGCAGGCTGAGCATCCAGATTTGGGATGAACCGCCACGGGTTGAGACAAACGCGATAGACTGGCTATCAGGTGACCAGCAGGGTTCGCTGTCAGCTTTTTCGAATGTTGTTAATTGGCGTGCCGGACCGCCACCCGCCGGCATAATCCAGATATCCGAATTTGAACTTTGGGATTTTCGGTCAATGGCTGAAACCGAAAATGCCAGCCACTTCCCATCGGGGGACAG is part of the Acidobacteriota bacterium genome and harbors:
- the era gene encoding GTPase Era gives rise to the protein MDEDEETTPASFRSGFVGILGRPNAGKSTLINHLVGEKIAAVSDKPQTTRTRIQGIVTLPDEGQIVFVDTPGVHKPGYKLNKRMMQAVLDTIQTVDLLLLLRDASVSTGNGDKFVLEMVKEAGKPTFLLLNKIDKVVDKTALLKLMEFYRNEYEFAEFIPLSGLKGDNTKLLTQKILEYLPVGPHLFEEDALTDQTDRMLVAELIREQALRALSQELPFSIAVMTEQWETRPNGVVHLACVIYVERESQRAIVLGKGGANMKKIAIAARKNIEAMLDTRIFLELFVKVQPHWRNDERMLDLMGIEKLGSE
- a CDS encoding MFS transporter, whose amino-acid sequence is MSPLQGLDLDLTGTVGFAPRLLNDDPSGLKPLSWRLWPYTLSPVLQPNGFFIVRKYFPHITKPILILGLVSLFTDIASEMLYPVAPLFLKSLGASTVLIGALEGFVEFISGLLKGYFGALSDRKGSRAGFVRAGYALSALAKPLPGIWTTVGGVVTGRITDRLGKGMRSAPRDALLASYGGKKSQGAVFGFHRAMDTLGAALGPLLALGFLVLYPNAFRELYLLAFIPSILAVIATFFVSEVPFTPKSDTKPFAPFAVFSYWSASPAAYKRIVIGLTLFAFVNSSDVFLILKAGKVGFSTAAAIGGYVFYNLVYALAAYPLGVLADSFGKRRVLVSGLVLYAVVYAGFALLTQSWHAWVLFAFYGLYAAATEGIAKAWMADLVPNEDRGKAIGLQTMLASFGTLVASLVAGILWDYISPNAPFWLAAVGAIAAIPLLKKSVPPA
- a CDS encoding CHAT domain-containing protein, which translates into the protein MSNFHPQHVPIAFPDFHGKAKIQIPISNNLFILSIVFCLTIGCVHSVFGQTSPASSANSTGQPALSDSDEASQKATKLVEEAKQILQERTRPNLERAVTLFQQALTLWQTAKNRAEEARTLNEIGLLLDELGKKPEALEVYGQALPIWRETDNDQGQAEVLANSGKVFDDIGQKQKAIENYELALPLFRKVGDKTGEAITINNLGKVYNNLGEKVKALEYYTQALEALQQLGELQTVAAVSINLGVMYRSVGEFQKSLESYNRALAILENTKGSRPKAFALDAKGYLFDALGDKEKAFEYYEDALGMWKAIGNKQGEGVTLAHIGNYYASQGFTAQALDYYKQSLALSEGAKDRKWIMFTLNFIGQALLKEQKAQEAVSYHEQALGIAREVRDVNLQAFSLNRLGIALLTQGNLEKAAESFQKALELSQQVGDRAEQSDSLFGLAKVNLRQGKQEDARTRLEQVISLVENTRAQLTQEFRTSYFGKSQPYYRLYIDVLMQLHKENPKVGYDRQAFQVSEQSRARSLLELLSESNVNIREGVDPKLVTRETELRQRLTGKFERLARLLTTQFTPEQEIAAKKEIDEVTAEYRQVQDQIRATSPRYAALTQPQTLNVEEIQDSLLDSKTVLVEYALAETRSYAWVITPTEFLSFELPKQSEIEALAEEVYQLLRRPTAELSDFLPDRKLVLSGSTLHVPKEKQNLKKYRDELSIVMTQDLEQLAGMVLQPLAGKLGRGRVLIVPDGALQYIPFGCLPVKKASRSRQTASRLLVAQNEIVMLPSASALSILRKETAGRVAQPVSVAIVADPVFDPRDERFQGKSVTDSQASAESVTLSAQKRIYNRILEREKETGKAEGAQGVVNLQIPRLPFTRVEADQISKLVGAKNSTRLVSFAANRQAITSGELSKYSYIHLATHGLIDADRPDLSALVFSLIDETGKPVDGYLRALDIYNLSLPAELVVLSACETGLGKQIKGEGMVGLTRGFMYAGAKRVIVSLWSVNDEATASLMTSFYRKMINQKQSPAAALRAAQLEMLKNPKWKAPFYWAPFMIQGEFR
- a CDS encoding S9 family peptidase; amino-acid sequence: MLVTAFGLSLAVVLSTGTALAQKQRPMEFGDMLRLKRVGSPALSPDGKWLAFSVSAIDRKSQSSNSDIWIMPAGGGPARQLTTFEKADSEPCWSPDSQSIAFVSTRGGSSQIWMLSLQGGEPRKVTDFFTDVSGLIWSPDGKSMAFTAEIYPDCPLNDAECNKKKYEEAEESKVKAKTATQLLYRHWTSWKEGRRSHIFVVSADSGQVKDVTPGDFDSPPFSIGGADYAFSADGKELAFARNTDGREEAWSTNNDIFVVPVTGGEPKRISTSKGSDINPRYSPDGKYLAWLSQATPKFEADKRNLVLYDRTTKQARMLTETLDLSVDEINWSPDSSKIYFGCEEKGQGPIYVVSVKGNDAKPVFSKGSNHEFNISNDGKTVYFTHNTLTSPSEIYSLSADGSGQPKKLTSFNDEALAEIDFGKVEELWSEGDGGAKVHSWVVKPPKFREGKKYPTIFLIHGGPQGAWNNGWSYRWNPQLFAAPGYVVVAINPRGSTGYGQQFTNEISKDWGGKVVTDINGAIDAAIKQGSVDPDRMGAAGGSYGGYMVNWLLGHSNRFKALVSHAGVYNLESMYGVTEELWFAEWEFNGNPWDNPELFEKWSPHKSAKNFKTPTLVIHGELDYRVPIDQGMQLFTALQRQGVPSKLVVYPDEGHWILKPANSRFWYKNVHEWFATYLKP